One Cyanobacteria bacterium GSL.Bin1 DNA segment encodes these proteins:
- a CDS encoding cupin domain-containing protein, whose product MNTQCMIPVYKTVKNYQAYRISPDDNNRLAIIFDPTNADTSLTFCVEIFEPGGKTPLHHHQIGVEMFFILKGEGTAVCDGKMVSIQTGDSILVPPTGRHEIRNTGSGRLYALCFMVPNEDFAELIRSGTPVGLDEEDLQVLGRNDAMVMC is encoded by the coding sequence ATGAATACTCAGTGCATGATTCCGGTTTATAAAACTGTAAAAAATTACCAAGCTTATCGTATTAGCCCTGACGATAATAATCGCTTAGCGATTATTTTTGATCCGACCAATGCTGATACCTCTCTAACTTTTTGCGTGGAAATTTTTGAACCCGGCGGAAAAACACCACTGCACCATCATCAAATTGGGGTTGAAATGTTTTTCATCTTGAAGGGGGAAGGAACTGCTGTTTGTGATGGCAAAATGGTATCTATCCAAACCGGGGATAGTATTTTAGTCCCACCAACAGGCAGGCATGAAATCCGAAATACAGGTTCAGGACGACTCTATGCCCTTTGTTTTATGGTTCCTAATGAGGACTTTGCAGAATTGATCCGTAGTGGGACGCCCGTTGGTTTAGATGAAGAAGATTTACAGGTTTTAGGACGCAACGATGCAATGGTTATGTGCTGA
- a CDS encoding cofactor assembly of complex C subunit B, whose product MNTPVLSSTLFLTILLLIGLFFFIRASVKDRTTEVQFSADLPETDLLPKVKAYFFQRAYKVTSFDPDQEQVTLEGFVQPSWFLAIFLSVLAGSGLLCISLVLFLYFSEFSYRSAFFLLTLLTPLAGIFYWQKAGRVEQVSLKLETPEGMETTQSFITVKAHRDELIQLQQALPLQRQD is encoded by the coding sequence ATTAATACTCCTGTTCTATCTTCAACCTTATTTTTAACGATCTTACTTTTAATTGGTCTATTTTTCTTTATTCGGGCTTCGGTTAAGGATCGCACCACAGAAGTGCAATTTTCTGCCGATCTTCCAGAAACGGACTTACTGCCAAAAGTAAAAGCATATTTCTTCCAACGGGCATACAAGGTGACATCCTTTGATCCCGATCAAGAACAAGTGACCCTTGAAGGATTTGTCCAACCCAGTTGGTTTCTAGCGATCTTTTTATCGGTTTTAGCAGGATCGGGTTTGCTTTGTATTAGTTTGGTACTGTTCCTTTACTTTAGTGAGTTTAGCTATCGTAGTGCATTCTTTTTATTGACTCTACTCACACCTTTAGCGGGTATTTTCTATTGGCAAAAAGCAGGGCGTGTGGAACAAGTGTCGCTGAAACTGGAAACGCCGGAAGGGATGGAAACGACTCAAAGCTTCATTACAGTAAAAGCCCATCGAGATGAGTTAATTCAGCTACAGCAAGCGCTTCCCCTGCAGCGTCAAGATTAA
- a CDS encoding PadR family transcriptional regulator, whose translation MKFEDIYQFFNNPPPTYLNRELAVCYILDILLQRESYGTELIEHLMENHPQYRLSDTVLYSALKFLEESGTIKGYWRKLKGRGRPRKMYKILPENQQQAEELAQLWQTYTNYKCAQN comes from the coding sequence ATGAAATTTGAAGACATCTATCAATTTTTCAATAATCCCCCTCCGACTTACCTTAATCGAGAACTAGCAGTTTGTTATATTCTTGATATTTTGTTACAAAGAGAATCCTATGGGACGGAATTAATTGAACACCTGATGGAGAATCATCCCCAGTACCGACTGTCGGATACGGTGCTTTATAGTGCCTTGAAATTTTTGGAGGAATCCGGAACCATCAAAGGGTATTGGCGGAAGTTGAAAGGGCGTGGTCGTCCTCGTAAAATGTATAAGATTTTACCAGAAAATCAGCAGCAAGCGGAGGAACTCGCTCAACTCTGGCAGACTTACACCAATTACAAGTGTGCTCAAAATTGA
- a CDS encoding DUF3611 family protein, which produces MDNKPEVSSSLPLAVKRASSSLKVGGNFGLWVQLILGVVSGVTLLVASPNLGGQNTTQATAVGVFFALGGIVALGVSIYFCFRYTRISRRLATADSGSRPSRAVILRQLRIGLIVNLVGLLLTILGAQAIVGIVLVKSLTQPQLVIGAKPQEFVNSIDLLIIQANVNIIAAHFAGILSSLWLTERLNK; this is translated from the coding sequence ATGGATAATAAGCCAGAAGTAAGCTCTTCTCTACCCCTTGCCGTGAAACGCGCCTCTTCTTCTCTCAAAGTTGGCGGAAATTTTGGGTTATGGGTACAACTGATTCTGGGTGTCGTCTCTGGAGTAACGCTGTTGGTCGCTTCTCCGAATTTAGGGGGCCAAAATACGACTCAAGCCACTGCCGTGGGGGTATTTTTCGCCCTTGGCGGAATTGTTGCCCTTGGGGTTAGTATCTATTTCTGTTTTCGTTACACTCGAATCTCCCGCCGCTTAGCCACCGCTGATAGCGGATCGCGCCCCAGTCGAGCAGTCATTTTACGTCAACTCCGTATTGGTTTAATTGTCAATTTAGTGGGGTTGCTACTGACAATTTTGGGGGCGCAAGCGATTGTTGGCATTGTTTTGGTGAAGTCGTTAACGCAACCGCAATTAGTGATTGGTGCAAAACCTCAAGAATTCGTGAATTCTATTGATTTGCTAATTATTCAGGCAAATGTTAATATTATTGCCGCTCATTTCGCTGGCATTCTTTCTTCTCTGTGGCTCACAGAAAGACTGAATAAATAA